From a region of the Streptomyces tirandamycinicus genome:
- a CDS encoding FAD-binding oxidoreductase: MAPQPLAEPALAGLRDSLAGEAITPGDAGYDEARALFNAMIDRRPSVIVQCESAADVATAVRFAREHGLELAVRGGGHGVAGLATTDGGLVVDLRRMHAVTVDPDARTARVGGGATMSDLDRATQPYALATTGGRASTTGLGGFVLGGGSGWLERKFGLACDNLVAVDLVTADGAEVHASEEENPELFWALHGGGGNFGVATSLTLRLHPLPAMSVAFLFFPAERGEEVLPVYREVLESAPDETGGGFIYLTGPPEDFMPEHLVGRAVALVLVTYAGPEPELRKAAAPLLGLGHEAEILQELPYAELQCMIDDPPGLRNYWSAEYLRALPDPAVDAFCARADSMIVPSNTQHILFPMGGALRRGDSEWPLPWRTAQWVLHPFAIWEDPADDERGRQWVRDARTDMTPWSVGQVYLNFIGDEGRERVVAGFGAENYRRLAGVKAAYDPDNVFRLNHNIKPG, encoded by the coding sequence ATGGCGCCCCAACCGCTCGCGGAGCCGGCCCTGGCGGGACTCCGCGACTCCCTGGCCGGTGAGGCCATCACCCCGGGCGACGCCGGCTACGACGAGGCCCGGGCGCTCTTCAACGCGATGATCGACCGGCGGCCCTCGGTGATCGTCCAGTGCGAGTCGGCCGCCGACGTCGCCACGGCGGTCCGGTTCGCCCGGGAGCACGGCCTCGAGCTCGCCGTCCGCGGCGGCGGCCACGGCGTCGCCGGGCTGGCCACCACCGACGGCGGCCTCGTGGTCGACCTGCGGCGGATGCACGCCGTCACGGTGGACCCGGACGCCCGTACCGCCCGCGTCGGCGGCGGGGCCACCATGAGCGACCTGGACCGGGCCACCCAGCCGTACGCGCTGGCGACCACGGGCGGACGGGCCTCCACCACCGGGCTGGGCGGCTTCGTCCTGGGCGGTGGATCGGGCTGGCTGGAGCGGAAGTTCGGCCTCGCCTGCGACAACCTGGTGGCCGTGGACCTGGTGACGGCCGACGGCGCCGAGGTGCACGCGAGCGAGGAGGAGAACCCGGAGCTGTTCTGGGCGCTGCACGGCGGCGGCGGGAACTTCGGCGTGGCCACGTCCCTGACCCTGCGGCTGCATCCGCTGCCCGCCATGTCCGTCGCGTTCCTGTTCTTCCCCGCGGAGCGCGGGGAAGAGGTGCTCCCGGTGTACCGGGAGGTGCTGGAGTCCGCTCCGGACGAGACGGGCGGCGGCTTCATCTACCTCACCGGCCCGCCCGAGGACTTCATGCCCGAGCACCTGGTGGGGCGGGCCGTGGCCCTGGTGCTGGTGACATACGCCGGCCCGGAGCCGGAGCTGCGCAAGGCCGCGGCGCCGCTGCTCGGCCTCGGCCACGAGGCCGAGATCCTGCAGGAGCTCCCGTACGCCGAACTCCAGTGCATGATCGACGACCCGCCCGGGCTGCGGAACTACTGGTCGGCGGAGTACCTCCGGGCCCTGCCCGACCCGGCGGTGGACGCCTTCTGCGCCCGCGCCGACAGCATGATCGTGCCGTCGAACACCCAGCACATCCTCTTCCCGATGGGCGGGGCGCTGCGCCGCGGCGACTCCGAGTGGCCGCTGCCGTGGCGTACCGCCCAGTGGGTCCTGCACCCCTTCGCCATCTGGGAGGACCCGGCGGACGACGAGCGCGGCCGGCAGTGGGTCCGCGACGCCCGGACCGACATGACGCCCTGGTCGGTCGGACAGGTGTACCTGAACTTCATCGGCGACGAGGGCCGGGAGCGGGTGGTGGCCGGATTCGGCGCCGAGAACTACCGGCGGCTCGCCGGCGTGAAGGCCGCCTACGACCCCGACAACGTGTTCCGACTGAACCACAACATCAAGCCGGGCTGA